A genomic stretch from uncultured Cohaesibacter sp. includes:
- a CDS encoding HAD hydrolase-like protein, whose protein sequence is MFDAFGVLNIGETPIEGACLRIDALRVAGKRVFVLTNAASYCFEQVVAKFHRLGFDFRDDELVSSRAVCEKLLPLSESGFVWGVAAPSSFQTKELSVSAKLLLDDLRQYDDVDGFLILSSESWTLERQALLIESLSKNNRPVIVANPDIVAPREQDMSVEPGFYAHDLMDQLPNLSVTFHGKPFGSVYDEIEKRLGASIPPHRIAMMGDSLHTDIWGARVRGWGSVLVTEHGFLRGQDPMSAIRKSGIYPDFMTPSI, encoded by the coding sequence GTGTTTGATGCCTTTGGTGTTTTAAATATTGGTGAAACGCCAATAGAGGGGGCGTGCCTGCGGATTGATGCGTTAAGGGTAGCAGGCAAACGTGTGTTTGTGCTTACCAATGCGGCCTCTTATTGCTTTGAACAGGTTGTTGCCAAGTTCCATCGTCTGGGCTTTGACTTTAGAGACGACGAGTTGGTCTCATCGAGAGCTGTATGTGAAAAGCTTCTTCCCCTTTCAGAAAGTGGCTTTGTTTGGGGTGTTGCTGCGCCTTCTTCTTTTCAGACGAAAGAACTTTCCGTTTCAGCCAAGCTTCTGTTGGATGATCTGCGACAATATGATGACGTTGACGGCTTTCTAATCCTTTCCAGCGAAAGCTGGACGTTGGAGCGGCAGGCCTTGTTGATTGAAAGTCTATCGAAGAATAATAGGCCGGTGATTGTAGCCAATCCTGACATCGTGGCGCCGCGTGAACAGGACATGTCAGTAGAGCCCGGCTTTTATGCGCATGATCTTATGGATCAGTTACCAAATTTGTCTGTGACCTTTCATGGCAAGCCTTTCGGGTCGGTTTATGATGAGATTGAAAAACGATTGGGGGCTTCAATTCCACCCCATCGTATTGCCATGATGGGGGATAGCCTGCACACAGATATTTGGGGGGCACGCGTGCGTGGCTGGGGATCGGTATTGGTAACCGAACATGGGTTTTTGAGGGGCCAAGATCCCATGAGTGCCATCAGGAAAAGCGGGATTTATCCGGATTTCATGACACCTTCCATCTGA
- a CDS encoding AAA family ATPase — translation MSQLPAEQAAHFMLQVKRSVQRDIIGQDAVIEGLIAALFTGGHVLLESNPGLGKTSLAVSFAKSLKMNDGAGYGRIQFTPDLLPSDITGTFMPNMSGSGDPFTFQPGPIFRQMLLADEINRATPKTQAAMLEAMAERKVTVLGETRSLVESRVLSQNMQQARFETPFMVIGTQNPIDQEGTYDLPEAQLDRFQLKLLMAPSDSSALVEIVERVSGGLSAGGGDAPAPLDIDAYSADQCGWLIDQTKTLLCETKMPRKIIEHAVNLVQATHGAAKAAELVDIPARSAEQIVQFVERYCEWPLGPRAAIALIQASKAKAFLLSAENASTQMQAMAARALLEMTPGALRHRVKFKYSWQRMAMEDFPALRSLRDMEKVRDALLLHLFALCAPQAANYNEFFKPHLLDQ, via the coding sequence ATGAGCCAATTACCAGCCGAACAAGCAGCCCATTTCATGCTGCAGGTCAAGCGGAGCGTGCAGCGTGACATCATTGGGCAGGATGCTGTGATCGAGGGGCTGATTGCTGCGCTGTTCACTGGTGGACATGTTTTGCTGGAAAGCAATCCCGGCCTTGGCAAGACATCGCTGGCAGTCTCTTTCGCCAAGAGCCTCAAGATGAACGATGGCGCGGGATATGGGCGCATTCAGTTCACGCCAGACCTTCTGCCCTCGGATATCACCGGCACCTTCATGCCCAATATGAGTGGCTCGGGAGACCCTTTCACTTTCCAGCCGGGGCCGATATTCAGGCAGATGCTGCTTGCCGACGAGATCAACCGTGCCACGCCCAAAACACAGGCCGCCATGCTGGAGGCTATGGCTGAGCGCAAGGTTACGGTTTTGGGAGAAACGCGCTCTCTGGTGGAAAGCAGGGTGCTTTCGCAGAATATGCAGCAGGCCAGATTTGAAACGCCTTTCATGGTGATCGGCACACAAAACCCGATTGATCAGGAAGGCACGTATGATTTGCCGGAGGCGCAGCTGGATCGCTTCCAGCTAAAGCTCCTCATGGCTCCATCCGATAGCTCAGCTCTGGTGGAGATTGTCGAGCGGGTATCAGGTGGCCTGAGCGCCGGTGGGGGCGACGCTCCGGCCCCGCTTGATATCGATGCCTATTCCGCCGATCAGTGCGGCTGGTTGATCGACCAGACAAAAACCTTGCTATGCGAGACCAAGATGCCGCGCAAAATAATCGAGCATGCCGTCAATCTGGTGCAGGCAACCCATGGCGCTGCAAAAGCTGCTGAGCTGGTGGATATCCCTGCACGGTCTGCAGAGCAGATTGTACAATTTGTCGAACGCTACTGCGAATGGCCATTAGGCCCGCGCGCGGCCATTGCCCTCATTCAGGCGAGCAAGGCGAAGGCTTTTCTGCTGTCGGCGGAAAATGCCAGCACGCAAATGCAGGCCATGGCGGCAAGAGCCCTGCTGGAGATGACGCCGGGGGCTTTGCGCCATCGTGTGAAATTTAAATATAGCTGGCAACGGATGGCGATGGAGGATTTCCCCGCCTTGCGTAGCCTTAGGGATATGGAGAAAGTGCGCGATGCGCTTTTGTTGCATCTGTTTGCCCTTTGTGCGCCTCAGGCTGCCAACTATAACGAATTCTTCAAGCCCCATCTGCTGGACCAATGA
- a CDS encoding DUF58 domain-containing protein — protein MISLRPNPLDPATLEDICVKARKSFVTSGSGAFLRRKLGQSLEYREHRSYVFGDDVRHIDWRASLRHGRADEFLVRSFEAEEQFQLLVIVDGSATMRAGLGELDRVSKLEVALWICEAFGHVAANGAIGIGFASLGHASSADRVSFAQGGQIGEEFAHFSQDLWASNAPEGKDEVRIGGELSRLKQSSVTIFITDFYRTNGAKAAFEEAVQLASRGYRQAVVCELNSWPTERSILAEEIVSLGAVGSVAGRSGAFQASNPDLVAADDAIQSQRNGHSEALHRGGVVHFAWDFPDRPEWDVMVEEFRLRFHDFLLASELFGRVG, from the coding sequence ATGATCTCTTTGCGCCCCAACCCGCTTGACCCGGCCACGCTGGAAGACATTTGCGTCAAGGCACGCAAGAGCTTTGTCACGTCCGGCAGCGGTGCTTTCTTGCGGCGCAAGTTGGGGCAGTCGCTGGAGTATCGGGAGCATCGTTCTTATGTTTTCGGTGATGATGTGCGTCATATCGATTGGCGTGCTTCGCTGCGCCATGGAAGGGCGGACGAGTTTCTCGTGCGTTCGTTCGAAGCCGAGGAACAATTCCAGCTTCTCGTGATTGTGGATGGCAGCGCCACCATGCGTGCCGGTTTGGGGGAGCTAGACCGGGTGAGCAAGCTGGAAGTCGCGCTCTGGATTTGTGAGGCCTTTGGGCATGTTGCTGCCAATGGAGCCATTGGTATCGGCTTTGCTTCGCTCGGCCATGCATCGTCAGCGGATCGAGTGAGCTTTGCGCAAGGGGGGCAGATCGGTGAAGAGTTTGCGCATTTCTCGCAAGATCTATGGGCTTCGAACGCGCCGGAAGGCAAGGATGAAGTGCGGATCGGGGGAGAGTTGTCCCGCCTCAAGCAATCATCGGTTACCATCTTCATAACAGACTTCTACCGCACCAATGGTGCGAAGGCTGCCTTTGAGGAAGCGGTGCAACTGGCTTCGCGGGGCTATCGGCAGGCGGTGGTCTGCGAGTTGAACAGTTGGCCTACGGAGCGCTCCATTCTTGCAGAAGAGATCGTTTCGCTTGGGGCTGTCGGATCTGTTGCAGGGCGCAGTGGCGCGTTTCAGGCTTCCAACCCTGACCTGGTTGCCGCCGATGATGCCATCCAGTCGCAACGGAACGGACATTCCGAAGCGCTTCATCGCGGCGGTGTGGTGCATTTTGCATGGGATTTTCCCGATAGACCCGAGTGGGACGTTATGGTCGAGGAGTTTCGTCTGCGCTTTCATGATTTTCTTCTTGCAAGCGAATTGTTCGGGAGGGTCGGGTAA
- a CDS encoding VWA domain-containing protein, whose translation MTACELIFPLFSRSGWVATCQETGWPASLASWGVVALVVGICLIGGYHLLRHAEMDRSVRLWRAGASLSALMAALLLAVAAGRPAFVHAPSERLQHFILLVDQSESTYRQPALRHDRISALAKKLVILAAGRTNTSTRVSLIDFAASVSIKLNRGSLADGLALLVEDSGSDTLSRDGSDIAAALDAAKALADQQDDDDVLFLISDGNATTASLTQLASRFKGRLNRVFVTSLDAGAASEGIISSYLPAKIRSGSEPTLRVVFDPGGAGVKGTNGEGWAVALRRDGMPVPLENSKLTSTDALEALRIPIRFEGRGLQFASLDVANGKQAFSERIFTLVEAPVRVLALGDTGFLSALPQDRFELDQRSGADLSGLDDFDIVVLGGMGASQFQMGDLDRLADAIKSRGLGLFLVNGAMGDSTEEPTVVQSYQDTALAALLPVSPDPKYLLADPPPRDTIVLVDTSGSMAGGGLAAARLAVADILDYLRPEDSLEVITFGGLTTGRQMGDAQGKQVIRNFASRFPTGDSSNVSRAFDRALAATGNYTSVFLITDGMVDPYDYAKAGLSFYYLQYGSGATPLNEEIAKAARQSQVLQFGQGLSFKPDSYDPEERAEFFTPDLVHPRAVAPIDGISGGLATSGVAFTYAKADAIRALVSDGLEGEPVLAFHKPDQLKSGNTGVFLSALDGAWTGSEAGRRTIETSLMQLVKWSDRNRYSFRLHDFGDEIALRVSVASDKTDAPLPQTLSATLLLAGQSIGVPMAAVEGERGVFEGRFALPDGKVAPEEASASARKGAVAKGLLYLQEGGAGALVQPQAIPVALPYAVPRQGNRSEAASYGTNLSGLTLLAEATGGTVDHLPSVREQVRLLSVQPKPMHRVFLLFATIFFGLSFLMRGSRL comes from the coding sequence ATGACCGCTTGCGAGCTGATTTTTCCGCTTTTCTCGCGCTCTGGCTGGGTTGCAACCTGTCAGGAAACCGGCTGGCCTGCGTCGCTTGCAAGTTGGGGCGTTGTCGCGCTGGTCGTCGGGATCTGTTTGATCGGGGGCTATCATCTTCTAAGGCACGCCGAGATGGATCGCTCTGTGCGCTTGTGGCGTGCCGGAGCTTCGCTTTCGGCCTTGATGGCGGCGCTTCTGCTGGCCGTGGCCGCGGGGCGCCCAGCCTTTGTGCATGCTCCTTCGGAGAGGCTGCAACATTTCATTCTTCTGGTCGATCAGTCAGAAAGCACATATCGACAGCCAGCCCTGCGACATGATCGGATTTCGGCTCTTGCCAAAAAGCTTGTGATATTGGCGGCAGGCAGAACCAATACAAGCACGCGTGTGTCTCTTATCGATTTTGCCGCCTCCGTCAGCATAAAGCTCAATCGGGGAAGTCTGGCTGATGGTCTGGCTTTGTTGGTGGAGGATAGCGGCTCAGACACTCTCTCCCGAGATGGTAGCGATATTGCCGCGGCGCTTGATGCCGCCAAGGCTCTTGCTGACCAGCAGGATGATGATGATGTCCTTTTCCTGATAAGCGATGGGAATGCAACGACGGCATCGCTTACCCAGCTGGCCTCTCGCTTCAAGGGACGGTTGAATCGGGTGTTTGTCACTTCGCTGGATGCCGGAGCGGCCTCAGAAGGGATCATCTCTTCCTATTTACCCGCCAAAATCCGTTCTGGCAGTGAGCCGACCTTGCGGGTTGTTTTTGATCCGGGTGGAGCTGGCGTCAAAGGGACGAATGGAGAGGGATGGGCTGTTGCCCTTCGGCGAGACGGGATGCCTGTGCCTCTTGAGAATAGCAAGCTGACTTCTACCGACGCTCTTGAGGCGCTGCGTATTCCCATCCGGTTCGAAGGGCGCGGGCTGCAATTCGCCTCATTGGATGTGGCAAACGGCAAGCAGGCTTTCAGTGAACGAATCTTCACGTTGGTGGAAGCGCCTGTTCGGGTTCTGGCGCTCGGTGATACAGGGTTTCTTTCTGCGCTGCCACAAGACAGGTTCGAACTTGACCAGCGCAGCGGTGCTGATCTTTCGGGGCTGGATGATTTCGATATCGTCGTGCTGGGCGGTATGGGGGCCTCTCAGTTTCAAATGGGCGATCTGGACCGGCTGGCTGACGCAATAAAGAGCCGCGGGCTCGGTCTGTTCCTTGTGAATGGTGCCATGGGCGATAGCACAGAAGAGCCGACCGTGGTGCAGAGCTATCAAGACACAGCGCTTGCTGCGCTGTTGCCTGTCTCGCCAGACCCGAAATATCTGTTGGCTGATCCGCCGCCGCGGGACACCATCGTGTTGGTGGATACCTCCGGCTCCATGGCGGGGGGCGGGCTTGCTGCCGCGCGGTTGGCGGTTGCCGATATTCTGGATTATTTGCGCCCTGAGGATTCTCTGGAGGTGATCACCTTTGGCGGTCTTACGACGGGGCGACAGATGGGGGATGCTCAGGGCAAGCAGGTGATTCGAAATTTCGCCAGCCGCTTCCCGACAGGCGATAGCTCGAATGTTTCACGCGCTTTTGATCGCGCATTGGCTGCAACGGGCAATTATACATCGGTTTTTCTGATTACGGATGGCATGGTTGATCCTTACGACTATGCGAAGGCGGGATTATCCTTTTATTATCTTCAATATGGCAGCGGCGCGACGCCGCTCAATGAGGAGATCGCCAAAGCGGCGCGGCAATCTCAGGTCTTGCAATTTGGACAGGGGCTTTCGTTCAAGCCGGATTCCTATGATCCGGAAGAGCGGGCAGAATTCTTCACTCCGGATCTGGTACACCCGCGTGCTGTTGCGCCGATTGATGGTATCTCGGGTGGATTGGCAACCTCCGGCGTGGCTTTTACCTATGCAAAGGCCGATGCCATTCGGGCGCTTGTCAGCGATGGACTTGAAGGGGAACCCGTGCTCGCATTTCACAAACCGGATCAGTTGAAAAGCGGCAATACGGGCGTCTTTCTTTCTGCGCTCGACGGTGCATGGACCGGCAGCGAAGCGGGACGTCGCACGATTGAGACGAGCCTCATGCAGCTGGTCAAATGGTCCGATCGCAACCGCTATAGCTTCCGGCTTCACGATTTTGGCGACGAGATTGCGCTTCGGGTGTCCGTTGCCAGTGATAAAACCGATGCACCCCTGCCTCAGACCCTTTCGGCAACCCTGTTGCTTGCGGGGCAATCCATCGGCGTGCCCATGGCTGCTGTTGAGGGCGAACGGGGCGTGTTCGAAGGGCGCTTTGCCTTGCCCGACGGGAAAGTGGCGCCTGAAGAGGCTTCTGCATCTGCCCGCAAAGGTGCGGTGGCCAAGGGGCTCCTCTATTTGCAGGAAGGTGGCGCGGGCGCACTGGTGCAGCCCCAGGCTATTCCTGTTGCGCTTCCTTATGCTGTTCCACGGCAAGGAAACCGCTCGGAAGCGGCAAGTTACGGGACCAACCTTTCCGGGCTGACGTTGCTGGCTGAGGCAACGGGAGGGACGGTTGATCATTTGCCTTCCGTGCGCGAGCAGGTCCGACTCCTTTCTGTGCAACCGAAGCCGATGCACAGAGTGTTTCTGCTTTTCGCTACGATCTTTTTTGGCTTGTCCTTCCTGATGCGAGGCAGCCGCTTATGA
- a CDS encoding AAA family ATPase, whose amino-acid sequence MFSQKVMAELLERHSDLFSDLVTIKKTLNDRFYGLSDQIHCQMLAVASGESMLLIGPPGTAKSRLIRAFAHICGLLGDDEFSGAEDRTYDGTLREFQQEPRYFEYLLTPFTEPGELFGFFDIGKLFDAHGRSVGLERLHEGMMQHAEIIFLDEVFNASSAILNSLLTFINERKFHDRGKSYEVKLSCLFGATNFPPKRPELLAIYDRFLLRSWVDNVPSEAHAIGALMQTGWQESHAMDMGRSFPHLLERASQFRADLRALSQSGALVVDLQDEQVNDMLVRLTCVADYARGRRLSQLSNRRMVRFSRIFLVNALMRAAEQGSAQPQMDIEQELMLLARHGLDRLPDPFQENDLQSLLVKGQL is encoded by the coding sequence ATGTTTTCGCAAAAAGTCATGGCTGAATTGCTGGAGCGCCATAGCGATCTGTTTTCAGATCTGGTTACCATCAAGAAAACACTCAACGACCGTTTCTACGGCTTGTCCGATCAGATCCATTGTCAGATGTTGGCTGTTGCTTCTGGGGAATCCATGCTGCTGATCGGGCCTCCGGGAACGGCCAAATCGCGGCTCATTCGGGCTTTTGCCCATATTTGTGGCCTGCTCGGGGATGACGAATTTTCCGGCGCGGAGGATCGCACTTATGATGGCACCTTGCGCGAGTTCCAGCAGGAACCGCGCTATTTCGAGTATCTTCTGACGCCTTTTACCGAACCGGGGGAATTGTTCGGCTTTTTCGATATCGGCAAATTGTTTGACGCCCATGGGCGCAGCGTAGGGCTTGAGCGTTTGCATGAAGGCATGATGCAGCATGCGGAAATCATCTTTCTGGATGAGGTTTTCAATGCTTCGAGCGCGATTCTCAATTCGCTGCTCACTTTCATCAACGAACGCAAATTCCATGATCGCGGCAAGTCTTACGAGGTCAAGCTTTCCTGCCTGTTTGGCGCGACCAACTTCCCACCCAAGCGACCCGAATTGCTGGCGATCTATGATCGCTTCCTGTTGCGCAGCTGGGTGGACAATGTGCCCTCGGAAGCCCATGCCATCGGCGCTCTGATGCAGACCGGTTGGCAGGAGAGCCACGCGATGGATATGGGCAGAAGCTTCCCGCATCTTCTTGAAAGGGCCAGCCAGTTTCGCGCTGATCTCAGAGCTTTGAGCCAATCGGGCGCACTTGTTGTCGATCTGCAGGATGAGCAAGTCAACGATATGCTGGTTCGGCTTACATGCGTGGCCGATTATGCGCGTGGGCGGCGCCTGTCCCAGCTGTCCAATCGGCGCATGGTGCGCTTTTCAAGGATCTTTCTGGTCAATGCCCTGATGCGGGCTGCCGAGCAGGGATCAGCCCAGCCGCAAATGGATATCGAGCAGGAATTGATGCTTCTGGCCCGGCATGGGCTGGATAGGTTGCCAGATCCGTTCCAGGAAAATGATCTGCAATCTTTGTTGGTCAAGGGCCAATTGTAA